One Brassica napus cultivar Da-Ae chromosome C2, Da-Ae, whole genome shotgun sequence DNA window includes the following coding sequences:
- the LOC106378621 gene encoding replication protein A 70 kDa DNA-binding subunit A-like, with protein sequence MVLINDLKPFKEEWRIRLKLLHTWKTKTDYGGESLECIFADETGQKIHASCKRTLMYRVQRDIQLGEWRELENFKISAAGGQYRPSKFQYKLTVIGDTKIKPTDYRDENQFLSLASYEEIVTGKLNTFFLIDVMGQVVDLGEVAICQLKTGENRKRVNFRLRDTSGNELVCCLWGPYAEQIESHVEESKDEPIVCLIRFAKISNFRGEVQITNAFDSSVLMLNPIMEEAIDFRQKMSQTDLPLALLGSSDENKVIKQVVDDWNEVDIKCISEIYLAVEAQSTYDQSW encoded by the exons ATGGTTCTTATCAATGATCTCAAGCCTTTTAAAGAGGAATGGCGAATTCGACTCAAGCTTCTTCATACATGGAAAACAAAGACTGATTATGGGGGCGAATCTCTTGAGTGCATCTTCGCTGACGAAACG GGTCAAAAAATTCATGCCTCATGCAAAAGAACTCTGATGTATCGTGTACAACGCGATATACAGCTGGGAGAATGGAGAGAGCTTGAAAACTTTAAGATTTCAGCTGCTGGAGGTCAATATAGACCATCGAAATTTCAATACAAACTCACCGTCATTGGAGATACCAAGATAAAACCTACTGATTATCGTGATGAAAATCAGTTCCTCTCTCTAGCAAGTTACGAGGAAATTGTAACAGGAAAGCTCAATACATTTTTTCTGATTG ATGTTATGGGCCAAGTGGTAGATCTTGGAGAAGTAGCTATCTGTCAATTGAAAACTGGTGAAAacaggaagagagtaaactttCGTTTGCGTGATACTAg TGGGAATGAACTGGTATGTTGCTTATGGGGACCATACGCTGAGCAAATTGAATCGCATGTGGAAGAATCAAAAGATGAACCTATTGTATGCTTGATCCGCTTTGCCAAAATCAGTAATTTTAGAG GTGAAGTGCAAATCACCAACGCTTTTGATTCTTCAGTTTTGATGCTTAACCCAATCATGGAGGAAGCTATTGACTTTAGACAGAA GATGTCGCAAACTGATCTTCCCTTAGCTCTTTTGGGTAGCAGTGATGAAAATAAGGTTATCAAGCAAGTAGTTGATGATTGGAATGAGGTTGACATTAAGTGTATTTCTGAGATATATCTTGCTGTTGAG GCACAATCGACGTACGACCAGAGTTGGTAG